The Kogia breviceps isolate mKogBre1 chromosome 4, mKogBre1 haplotype 1, whole genome shotgun sequence genome window below encodes:
- the TMEM174 gene encoding transmembrane protein 174 — protein MEQGRGRMEDFPLNVFSVTPYTPSTADIQVSDDDKAGATLLFSGIFLGLVGITFTIMGWIKHQGASHFEWTQLLGPILLSVGVTFILIAVCKFKMLSCQLGRESEERLPDSEQTAGGQSFVFTGINQPITFHGATVVQYIPPPYGSQEPMGMNTAYLQPVVNPCGLIPSGGMVATMPSPPQYYTIYPPENAAFVDDQDYPSVVDGGNHRTSPDAEQLEETQLGDEDSACFSPPSYEEICSVAH, from the exons ATGGAGCAGGGCCGCGGCCGCATGGAAGATTTCCCTCTCAACGTGTTTTCGGTCACTCCTTACACACCCAGTACTGCTGACATCCAGGTGTCGGATGACGACAAGGCGGGGGCCACCTTGCTCTTCTCAGGCATCTTCCTGGGACTGGTGGGGATCACATTCACCATCATGGGCTGGATCAAACACCAAGGAGCCTCCCACTTTGAATGGACCCAGCTCCTAGGGCCCATCCTGCTGTCAGTGGGGGTGACATTCATCCTGATTGCGGTCTGCAAGTTCAAAATGCTCTCTTGCCAATTGGGCAGAGAAAGTGAGGAGAGGCTCCCGGACTCAGAGCAGACGGCAGGAGGACAATCGTTTGTTTTCACTGGTATCAACCAACCCATCACCTTCCATGGGGCCACCGTGGTGCAGTATATCCCTCCTCCTTATGGCTCTCAAGAGCCCATGGGGATGAACACCGCCTACCTGCAGCCAGTGGTGAACCCGTGTGGCCTCATACCATCTGGAGGGATGGTGGCTACCATGCCAAGCCCTCCTCAGTACTACACCATCTACCCTCCAGAGAATGCTGCCTTCGTTGATGACCAGGACTATCCTTCCGTCGTGGACGGTGGAAATCACAG GACCAGCCCTGATGCTGAGCAGCTAGAAGAGACACAGCTGGGAGATGAGGACTCTGcctgcttctctcctccctcctatGAGGAAATATGCTCTGTCGCTCACTAG